A genomic window from Heterodontus francisci isolate sHetFra1 chromosome 36, sHetFra1.hap1, whole genome shotgun sequence includes:
- the LOC137351567 gene encoding CTD small phosphatase-like protein 2-B isoform X4: protein MAQTATRCRMNLRSGKATSAEPLTPRTPCCPKGRDKALTTPLGRELRDTSKTPYLATKSTHDAPSRTGRGVTFGQIPSEDYGNESDSFTTTPRATKLRGKHWQNTELDRGFEYTSKAIKLNTWVRFQDEHQQLATITNTKVNRALPAFPISLPVSSDLETNRDLDGDLEPLKMTFSINLSVGASCLYEEREDFNQDKLIKELQNSMKMTFQKSVLPLKTRSVPDYSLVLGLDETLVHCQLTAMENTEYVFPVHFQDKSYQIILFTTATKDYTDKLLDILDPHRQMIRHRLYRKQCVCVQGNYIRELTVLGRDLAKTVVVDSSADTFAWQIANGIQIKSWFKDPRDLELQKLIPFLQKLAELDDVRPAIRRTYPLDRL from the exons GCCCAGACAGCCACCAGGTGTAGAATGAATCTACGGTCAGGCAAAGCCACATCAGCAGAGCCTTTGACCCCTCGGACTCCATGCTGTCCCAAGGGTCGAGATAAAGCTCTGACAACACCACTGGGAAGAGAACTTCGTGACACTTCAAAGACACCTTATTTGGCAACAAAATCGACACATGACGCCCCTTCAAGG ACTGGACGAGGTGTGACATTTGGTCAGATTCCTTCAGAAGATTATGGCAACGAATCTGATTCGTTCACAACCACACCCAGAGCCACGAAATTAAGAGGCAAACACTGGCAGAACACAGAGCTGGACAGAG GGTTTGAATACACTTCCAAAGCAATAAAATTAAACACGTGGGTGAGGTTTCAGGATGAACATCAACAACTTGCAACGATTACCAACACCAAGGTCAACCGAGCTCTGCCTGCCTTTCCGATCTCACTTCCTGTGTCCAGTG ACTTGGAGACCAACAGAGATTTGGATGGAGATTTGGAGCCCTTGAAGATGACTTTCTCCATAAATTTGTCAGTGGGTGCGTCCTGCCTTTATGAAGAGAGAGAGGACTTTAATCA AGATAAATTAATCAAGGAATTGCAAAATTCGATGAAAATGACATTTCAAAAATCTGTCCTTCCTCTGAAAACCCGTAGCGTGCCTGATTATTCGCTTGTTCTGGGGCTG GACGAGACCCTTGTTCATTGTCAGCTGACTGCCATGGAGAACACAGAGTATGTATTCCCCGTCCACTTTCAGGATAAGAGTTACCAG ATCATCCTGTTCACTACTGCTACAAAGGATTACACTGACAAACTGCTGGATATATTGGACCCACACAGGCAGATGATCAG GCATCGTCTGTATCGGAAGCAGTGTGTCTGTGTCCAGGGGAACTACATCAGGGAACTGACGGTCCTTGGCAGGGACCTGGCAAAGACGGTTGTTGTAGACAGCTCGGCTGATACTTTTGCTTGGCAG ATTGCAAATGGAATACAAATCAAAAGCTGGTTCAAAGATCCAAGAGACCTTGAGCTCCAGAAACTCATCCCATTCTTGCAGAAACTGGCAGAACTG
- the LOC137351567 gene encoding CTD small phosphatase-like protein 2-B isoform X3 — protein MAQTATRCRMNLRSGKATSAEPLTPRTPCCPKGRDKALTTPLGRELRDTSKTPYLATKSTHDAPSRTGRGVTFGQIPSEDYGNESDSFTTTPRATKLRGKHWQNTELDRGFEYTSKAIKLNTWVRFQDEHQQLATITNTKVNRALPAFPISLPVSSDLETNRDLDGDLEPLKMTFSINLSVGASCLYEEREDFNQDKLIKELQNSMKMTFQKSVLPLKTRSVPDYSLVLGLDETLVHCQLTAMENTEYVFPVHFQDKSYQVYVRLRPYCKEFLQSLSQFYEIILFTTATKDYTDKLLDILDPHRQMIRHRLYRKQCVCVQGNYIRELTVLGRDLAKTVVVDSSADTFAWQIANGIQIKSWFKDPRDLELQKLIPFLQKLAELMC, from the exons GCCCAGACAGCCACCAGGTGTAGAATGAATCTACGGTCAGGCAAAGCCACATCAGCAGAGCCTTTGACCCCTCGGACTCCATGCTGTCCCAAGGGTCGAGATAAAGCTCTGACAACACCACTGGGAAGAGAACTTCGTGACACTTCAAAGACACCTTATTTGGCAACAAAATCGACACATGACGCCCCTTCAAGG ACTGGACGAGGTGTGACATTTGGTCAGATTCCTTCAGAAGATTATGGCAACGAATCTGATTCGTTCACAACCACACCCAGAGCCACGAAATTAAGAGGCAAACACTGGCAGAACACAGAGCTGGACAGAG GGTTTGAATACACTTCCAAAGCAATAAAATTAAACACGTGGGTGAGGTTTCAGGATGAACATCAACAACTTGCAACGATTACCAACACCAAGGTCAACCGAGCTCTGCCTGCCTTTCCGATCTCACTTCCTGTGTCCAGTG ACTTGGAGACCAACAGAGATTTGGATGGAGATTTGGAGCCCTTGAAGATGACTTTCTCCATAAATTTGTCAGTGGGTGCGTCCTGCCTTTATGAAGAGAGAGAGGACTTTAATCA AGATAAATTAATCAAGGAATTGCAAAATTCGATGAAAATGACATTTCAAAAATCTGTCCTTCCTCTGAAAACCCGTAGCGTGCCTGATTATTCGCTTGTTCTGGGGCTG GACGAGACCCTTGTTCATTGTCAGCTGACTGCCATGGAGAACACAGAGTATGTATTCCCCGTCCACTTTCAGGATAAGAGTTACCAG GTCTATGTGAGGTTAAGGCCCTACTGCAAGGAGTTCCTTCAAAGTCTGTCCCAGTTCTATGAG ATCATCCTGTTCACTACTGCTACAAAGGATTACACTGACAAACTGCTGGATATATTGGACCCACACAGGCAGATGATCAG GCATCGTCTGTATCGGAAGCAGTGTGTCTGTGTCCAGGGGAACTACATCAGGGAACTGACGGTCCTTGGCAGGGACCTGGCAAAGACGGTTGTTGTAGACAGCTCGGCTGATACTTTTGCTTGGCAG ATTGCAAATGGAATACAAATCAAAAGCTGGTTCAAAGATCCAAGAGACCTTGAGCTCCAGAAACTCATCCCATTCTTGCAGAAACTGGCAGAACTG
- the LOC137351567 gene encoding CTD small phosphatase-like protein 2-B isoform X2, whose translation MNLRSGKATSAEPLTPRTPCCPKGRDKALTTPLGRELRDTSKTPYLATKSTHDAPSRTGRGVTFGQIPSEDYGNESDSFTTTPRATKLRGKHWQNTELDRGFEYTSKAIKLNTWVRFQDEHQQLATITNTKVNRALPAFPISLPVSSDLETNRDLDGDLEPLKMTFSINLSVGASCLYEEREDFNQDKLIKELQNSMKMTFQKSVLPLKTRSVPDYSLVLGLDETLVHCQLTAMENTEYVFPVHFQDKSYQVYVRLRPYCKEFLQSLSQFYEIILFTTATKDYTDKLLDILDPHRQMIRHRLYRKQCVCVQGNYIRELTVLGRDLAKTVVVDSSADTFAWQIANGIQIKSWFKDPRDLELQKLIPFLQKLAELDDVRPAIRRTYPLDRL comes from the exons ATGAATCTACGGTCAGGCAAAGCCACATCAGCAGAGCCTTTGACCCCTCGGACTCCATGCTGTCCCAAGGGTCGAGATAAAGCTCTGACAACACCACTGGGAAGAGAACTTCGTGACACTTCAAAGACACCTTATTTGGCAACAAAATCGACACATGACGCCCCTTCAAGG ACTGGACGAGGTGTGACATTTGGTCAGATTCCTTCAGAAGATTATGGCAACGAATCTGATTCGTTCACAACCACACCCAGAGCCACGAAATTAAGAGGCAAACACTGGCAGAACACAGAGCTGGACAGAG GGTTTGAATACACTTCCAAAGCAATAAAATTAAACACGTGGGTGAGGTTTCAGGATGAACATCAACAACTTGCAACGATTACCAACACCAAGGTCAACCGAGCTCTGCCTGCCTTTCCGATCTCACTTCCTGTGTCCAGTG ACTTGGAGACCAACAGAGATTTGGATGGAGATTTGGAGCCCTTGAAGATGACTTTCTCCATAAATTTGTCAGTGGGTGCGTCCTGCCTTTATGAAGAGAGAGAGGACTTTAATCA AGATAAATTAATCAAGGAATTGCAAAATTCGATGAAAATGACATTTCAAAAATCTGTCCTTCCTCTGAAAACCCGTAGCGTGCCTGATTATTCGCTTGTTCTGGGGCTG GACGAGACCCTTGTTCATTGTCAGCTGACTGCCATGGAGAACACAGAGTATGTATTCCCCGTCCACTTTCAGGATAAGAGTTACCAG GTCTATGTGAGGTTAAGGCCCTACTGCAAGGAGTTCCTTCAAAGTCTGTCCCAGTTCTATGAG ATCATCCTGTTCACTACTGCTACAAAGGATTACACTGACAAACTGCTGGATATATTGGACCCACACAGGCAGATGATCAG GCATCGTCTGTATCGGAAGCAGTGTGTCTGTGTCCAGGGGAACTACATCAGGGAACTGACGGTCCTTGGCAGGGACCTGGCAAAGACGGTTGTTGTAGACAGCTCGGCTGATACTTTTGCTTGGCAG ATTGCAAATGGAATACAAATCAAAAGCTGGTTCAAAGATCCAAGAGACCTTGAGCTCCAGAAACTCATCCCATTCTTGCAGAAACTGGCAGAACTG
- the LOC137351567 gene encoding CTD small phosphatase-like protein 2-B isoform X1: MAQTATRCRMNLRSGKATSAEPLTPRTPCCPKGRDKALTTPLGRELRDTSKTPYLATKSTHDAPSRTGRGVTFGQIPSEDYGNESDSFTTTPRATKLRGKHWQNTELDRGFEYTSKAIKLNTWVRFQDEHQQLATITNTKVNRALPAFPISLPVSSDLETNRDLDGDLEPLKMTFSINLSVGASCLYEEREDFNQDKLIKELQNSMKMTFQKSVLPLKTRSVPDYSLVLGLDETLVHCQLTAMENTEYVFPVHFQDKSYQVYVRLRPYCKEFLQSLSQFYEIILFTTATKDYTDKLLDILDPHRQMIRHRLYRKQCVCVQGNYIRELTVLGRDLAKTVVVDSSADTFAWQIANGIQIKSWFKDPRDLELQKLIPFLQKLAELDDVRPAIRRTYPLDRL; encoded by the exons GCCCAGACAGCCACCAGGTGTAGAATGAATCTACGGTCAGGCAAAGCCACATCAGCAGAGCCTTTGACCCCTCGGACTCCATGCTGTCCCAAGGGTCGAGATAAAGCTCTGACAACACCACTGGGAAGAGAACTTCGTGACACTTCAAAGACACCTTATTTGGCAACAAAATCGACACATGACGCCCCTTCAAGG ACTGGACGAGGTGTGACATTTGGTCAGATTCCTTCAGAAGATTATGGCAACGAATCTGATTCGTTCACAACCACACCCAGAGCCACGAAATTAAGAGGCAAACACTGGCAGAACACAGAGCTGGACAGAG GGTTTGAATACACTTCCAAAGCAATAAAATTAAACACGTGGGTGAGGTTTCAGGATGAACATCAACAACTTGCAACGATTACCAACACCAAGGTCAACCGAGCTCTGCCTGCCTTTCCGATCTCACTTCCTGTGTCCAGTG ACTTGGAGACCAACAGAGATTTGGATGGAGATTTGGAGCCCTTGAAGATGACTTTCTCCATAAATTTGTCAGTGGGTGCGTCCTGCCTTTATGAAGAGAGAGAGGACTTTAATCA AGATAAATTAATCAAGGAATTGCAAAATTCGATGAAAATGACATTTCAAAAATCTGTCCTTCCTCTGAAAACCCGTAGCGTGCCTGATTATTCGCTTGTTCTGGGGCTG GACGAGACCCTTGTTCATTGTCAGCTGACTGCCATGGAGAACACAGAGTATGTATTCCCCGTCCACTTTCAGGATAAGAGTTACCAG GTCTATGTGAGGTTAAGGCCCTACTGCAAGGAGTTCCTTCAAAGTCTGTCCCAGTTCTATGAG ATCATCCTGTTCACTACTGCTACAAAGGATTACACTGACAAACTGCTGGATATATTGGACCCACACAGGCAGATGATCAG GCATCGTCTGTATCGGAAGCAGTGTGTCTGTGTCCAGGGGAACTACATCAGGGAACTGACGGTCCTTGGCAGGGACCTGGCAAAGACGGTTGTTGTAGACAGCTCGGCTGATACTTTTGCTTGGCAG ATTGCAAATGGAATACAAATCAAAAGCTGGTTCAAAGATCCAAGAGACCTTGAGCTCCAGAAACTCATCCCATTCTTGCAGAAACTGGCAGAACTG